One region of Trinickia violacea genomic DNA includes:
- the hemP gene encoding hemin uptake protein HemP: protein MNDFSRASTLTLRRNSSAAPSSRPKNVGPSTDVDRTKTGKANDDGERILRSESLLQGRSHIGITHNGETYQLRATRLGKLILTK from the coding sequence ATGAACGACTTCTCACGCGCTTCCACGCTCACTCTGCGCCGCAATAGCAGCGCCGCGCCCAGCAGCCGGCCGAAGAACGTCGGGCCTTCTACGGACGTCGATCGGACGAAAACGGGCAAAGCAAACGATGACGGCGAACGCATCTTGCGCAGCGAATCGCTCCTGCAAGGTCGCAGCCACATCGGCATCACGCACAACGGCGAGACCTACCAGCTTCGCGCAACCCGATTGGGCAAGCTGATCCTGACGAAGTAA
- a CDS encoding amino acid aminotransferase — MSLFSAVELAPRDPILGLNEAFNADTRTTKVNLGVGVYTNEEGKIPLLRAVRDAEKARVEAALPRGYLPIEGIAAYDAAVQKLLLGNDSPLIAAGRVVTAQALGGTGALKIGADFLKRVNPNAKVAISDPSWENHRALFESAGFEVVAYPYYDAQTNGVNFDGMLSALNSYAAGTIVVLHACCHNPTGVDLTDAQWKQVVEVVKTRQLVPFLDIAYQGFGDSIEADAAAVRLFAASELNVFVSSSFSKSFSLYGERVGALSIITDSKDEAARVLSQLKRVIRTNYSNPPTHGGSVVAAVLASPELRATWEQELGEMRDRIRAMRGGLVERLKAAGVDRDFSFVNAQRGMFSYSGLNAAQVDRLREEFGIYAVSTGRICVAALNTRNIDVVANAVAHVLK; from the coding sequence ATGTCTCTCTTCTCCGCTGTCGAACTCGCTCCCCGCGACCCGATCCTGGGCCTCAACGAAGCCTTCAACGCCGATACCCGCACCACCAAAGTCAACCTCGGCGTGGGCGTCTATACCAACGAAGAGGGCAAGATCCCGCTGCTGCGCGCAGTTCGTGACGCGGAAAAAGCGCGCGTCGAAGCGGCCCTGCCGCGCGGCTACCTGCCGATCGAAGGGATCGCGGCCTACGACGCAGCCGTGCAAAAGCTGCTGCTCGGCAACGACTCGCCGCTGATCGCAGCCGGCCGCGTCGTGACGGCGCAGGCGCTCGGCGGCACGGGCGCGCTGAAGATCGGCGCGGATTTCCTGAAGCGCGTGAACCCGAACGCCAAGGTCGCGATCAGCGATCCGAGCTGGGAAAACCATCGTGCGCTGTTCGAAAGCGCGGGCTTCGAAGTCGTCGCCTATCCGTACTACGACGCGCAAACCAACGGCGTCAATTTCGACGGCATGCTGAGCGCGCTGAACAGCTACGCCGCGGGCACGATCGTCGTGCTGCATGCGTGCTGCCACAACCCGACGGGCGTCGACCTCACCGACGCGCAATGGAAGCAAGTCGTCGAAGTCGTGAAGACGCGCCAACTGGTGCCGTTCCTCGACATCGCCTACCAAGGCTTCGGCGACAGCATTGAAGCCGACGCCGCCGCCGTGCGCCTGTTCGCGGCATCGGAACTGAACGTGTTCGTGTCGTCGTCGTTCTCGAAGTCGTTCTCGCTGTACGGCGAGCGCGTCGGCGCGCTGTCGATCATCACCGACAGCAAGGACGAAGCCGCGCGCGTGCTGTCGCAGCTGAAGCGCGTGATCCGCACGAACTACTCAAACCCGCCGACGCACGGCGGCTCGGTGGTCGCGGCCGTGCTCGCCTCGCCGGAACTGCGCGCGACGTGGGAGCAGGAACTCGGCGAAATGCGCGACCGCATCCGCGCGATGCGCGGCGGCCTCGTCGAGCGCCTGAAGGCAGCGGGCGTGGATCGCGACTTCAGCTTCGTCAACGCGCAGCGCGGCATGTTCTCGTACTCGGGCCTGAATGCCGCGCAGGTGGACCGCCTGCGTGAAGAGTTCGGCATTTATGCGGTCAGCACCGGCCGTATCTGTGTGGCCGCGCTCAACACGCGCAACATCGACGTGGTGGCGAATGCCGTCGCGCATGTGTTGAAGTAA
- a CDS encoding DUF3734 domain-containing protein, whose amino-acid sequence MAQRKVKNARADAPVAEGGERAREQETVESPRIVVPDYESIALVLQGGGALGAYQAGVYQGLDEAGILPNRFCGISIGALNTAILAGNAPEYRVEKLLEFWELICQPAYGPPMPPFVERALFNSNDTMRKAFTAMQAVGALVDGQKGFFVPRFPPPMPTGSGSPLTASYYDTSPLKSTLERFCDFDRINSAEVRVSVGAVNVGTGNFAYFDNTHMKLRPEHFMASGALPPGFAAVEIDGEFYWDGGLMSNTPLREVIQTTPRQDTLAFQVDLWSARGPVPDNITDVQGRMKDIQYSSRTRFVTDMMQRSQRFRHVLREVLTRIPEEHRNDPWCKLAEELSCSKRYDVIHLVYHDKQYEGNYKDYQFGLSTMHDHWESGLQDIRASLAQPGWLEMPQNDAGFVTHDIHRDQR is encoded by the coding sequence ATGGCGCAGCGCAAGGTAAAAAACGCGCGCGCCGACGCCCCCGTAGCAGAGGGCGGCGAGCGCGCTCGTGAGCAGGAGACGGTTGAAAGCCCCCGCATCGTCGTGCCTGACTACGAGAGCATTGCGCTCGTTCTGCAGGGCGGGGGCGCGCTAGGTGCCTATCAGGCCGGCGTCTATCAGGGCCTCGACGAAGCCGGCATTCTTCCCAACCGGTTTTGCGGCATTTCGATCGGCGCGCTCAATACGGCGATTCTTGCCGGCAATGCGCCGGAGTATCGCGTGGAGAAGCTACTCGAGTTCTGGGAGCTGATCTGCCAGCCGGCCTATGGGCCGCCAATGCCGCCGTTTGTCGAGCGGGCGCTGTTCAATTCGAACGATACGATGCGCAAGGCGTTTACGGCAATGCAGGCGGTTGGCGCGCTCGTCGACGGGCAGAAGGGATTTTTCGTGCCGCGCTTCCCGCCGCCCATGCCGACCGGGTCCGGGTCGCCGCTGACGGCGAGCTATTACGACACGTCGCCGCTGAAATCCACCCTCGAACGGTTCTGCGATTTCGATCGGATCAATTCGGCCGAAGTGCGTGTCTCGGTGGGGGCAGTCAATGTCGGCACCGGTAATTTCGCTTACTTCGATAACACGCATATGAAGCTGCGGCCCGAGCATTTCATGGCGTCGGGCGCGCTGCCGCCAGGGTTCGCGGCGGTGGAAATCGATGGCGAGTTCTACTGGGACGGCGGCTTGATGTCGAATACGCCGCTTCGGGAAGTGATTCAGACGACACCGCGACAAGACACGCTCGCGTTTCAAGTCGACTTGTGGAGCGCGCGTGGCCCGGTGCCGGACAATATCACCGACGTGCAAGGCCGCATGAAAGACATCCAGTATTCGAGCCGCACGCGTTTCGTCACGGACATGATGCAGCGCTCGCAGCGTTTCCGGCACGTGCTGCGGGAAGTGCTGACACGCATCCCGGAGGAGCATCGAAACGACCCGTGGTGCAAGCTTGCGGAAGAGCTTTCGTGTTCGAAGCGCTACGACGTGATTCACCTCGTCTATCACGACAAGCAATACGAGGGTAATTACAAGGACTACCAGTTTGGCCTATCGACGATGCACGACCACTGGGAGAGCGGACTGCAGGATATACGCGCGAGTCTCGCGCAACCGGGCTGGCTGGAGATGCCGCAAAACGACGCGGGTTTCGTGACGCACGATATCCATCGCGATCAACGTTAG
- the uvrB gene encoding excinuclease ABC subunit UvrB: MSEHHLSPVDDTLDESKFVEFEGSPFHLYQPYPPAGDQPGAIKTLVEGVEDGLSFQTLLGVTGSGKTFTMANTIAQLGRPAIVFAPNKTLAAQLYSEFREFFPRNAVEYFVSYYDYYQPEAYVPQRDLFIEKDSSINEHIEQMRLSATKSLMERRDVVIVATVSAIYGIGNPSEYHQMILTLRTGDKIGQRDVIARLIAMQYSRNEADFQRGAFRVRGDTIDIFPAEHAEMAVRIELFDDEVESLQLFDPLTGRVRQKIPRFTVYPSSHYVTPRETVMRAVETIKTELRDRLEFFHQDGKLVEAQRLEQRTRFDLEMLQELGFCKGIENYSRHFSGAAPGEPPPTLVDYLPPDALMLLDESHVLIGQLNGMYNGDRARKENLVDYGFRLPSALDNRPLKFPEFERKMRQAIFVSATPADYEKKTAGQVAEQVVRPTGLVDPEVEVRPARTQVDDVLSEINARVAAGDRVLVTVLTKRMAEQLTEFLADHGVKVRYLHSDIDTVERVEIIRDLRLGTFDVLVGINLLREGLDIPEVSLVAILDADKEGFLRAERSLIQTIGRAARNVNGKALLYADRITDSMRRAIDETERRRAKQIAHNEKMGIVPRGVVKRIKDIIDGVYDADEVRAELKEQQQRAKFEDMSEKQIAKEIKRLEKQMMEHAKNLEFEKAAQVRDQLALLRERVFGANVGDHLTGTD; the protein is encoded by the coding sequence ATGTCCGAACACCATCTCTCTCCAGTCGACGACACCCTCGACGAATCGAAATTCGTCGAGTTCGAAGGCTCCCCGTTTCACCTGTACCAGCCGTATCCGCCTGCCGGCGATCAGCCCGGCGCGATCAAGACGCTCGTCGAAGGCGTCGAGGACGGCCTGTCGTTCCAGACGCTGCTCGGCGTGACCGGCTCCGGCAAGACGTTCACGATGGCGAACACGATCGCGCAGCTCGGCCGCCCGGCCATCGTATTCGCGCCGAACAAAACGCTCGCCGCGCAGCTCTACTCGGAGTTTCGCGAGTTCTTCCCGCGTAATGCGGTCGAGTACTTCGTCTCGTACTACGACTACTACCAGCCGGAAGCCTATGTGCCGCAGCGCGACTTGTTCATCGAGAAGGATTCGTCGATCAACGAGCACATCGAGCAGATGCGGCTGTCGGCGACCAAGAGCCTGATGGAGCGGCGCGACGTCGTGATCGTGGCGACGGTGTCGGCGATCTACGGTATCGGCAATCCGTCCGAGTACCACCAGATGATTCTGACGCTGCGCACGGGAGACAAGATCGGCCAGCGCGACGTCATCGCGCGGCTGATCGCGATGCAGTACAGCCGCAACGAAGCCGATTTTCAGCGCGGCGCGTTCCGCGTGCGTGGGGACACGATCGACATCTTCCCTGCCGAGCACGCGGAGATGGCGGTGCGCATCGAGCTGTTCGACGACGAAGTCGAGTCGCTGCAGCTGTTCGATCCGCTGACGGGCCGCGTGCGGCAGAAGATTCCGCGCTTCACCGTCTACCCGTCGTCGCACTATGTGACACCGCGCGAAACCGTGATGCGCGCGGTCGAGACGATCAAGACCGAATTGCGCGACCGGCTCGAGTTCTTCCATCAGGACGGCAAGCTCGTCGAGGCGCAGCGGCTCGAGCAGCGCACGCGCTTCGATTTGGAAATGCTGCAGGAGCTGGGTTTCTGCAAGGGCATCGAGAACTACTCGCGGCACTTTTCGGGTGCGGCGCCGGGCGAGCCGCCGCCGACGCTCGTCGACTATCTGCCGCCCGACGCGCTGATGCTGCTCGACGAGTCGCACGTGCTGATCGGCCAGCTGAACGGCATGTACAACGGCGACCGGGCCCGCAAGGAAAATCTCGTCGACTACGGGTTCCGGCTGCCGTCGGCGCTCGACAACCGGCCGCTCAAGTTCCCCGAGTTCGAGCGCAAGATGCGCCAGGCGATCTTCGTGTCGGCGACACCGGCCGACTACGAGAAAAAGACCGCGGGCCAGGTCGCCGAACAGGTCGTGCGGCCGACCGGCCTCGTCGACCCCGAGGTCGAAGTGCGGCCGGCGCGCACGCAGGTCGACGACGTGCTCTCCGAGATCAATGCGCGCGTCGCGGCCGGCGACCGCGTGCTCGTCACCGTGCTCACGAAGCGCATGGCCGAGCAGCTAACCGAATTTCTCGCCGACCACGGCGTCAAAGTGCGCTACCTGCACAGCGATATCGATACGGTCGAGCGCGTCGAGATCATTCGCGACTTGCGTCTCGGCACCTTCGACGTGCTCGTCGGCATCAACTTGCTGCGCGAGGGGCTCGACATTCCGGAGGTGTCGCTCGTCGCGATTCTCGACGCGGACAAGGAAGGCTTCCTGCGCGCCGAGCGTTCGCTGATCCAGACGATCGGGCGCGCGGCGCGCAACGTCAACGGCAAGGCGCTGTTGTACGCGGACCGGATCACCGATTCGATGCGCCGCGCGATCGACGAAACCGAGCGCCGGCGCGCGAAGCAGATCGCGCACAACGAGAAGATGGGCATCGTGCCGCGCGGCGTCGTGAAGCGGATCAAGGACATCATCGACGGTGTCTACGACGCCGACGAAGTGCGTGCGGAGCTCAAGGAGCAGCAACAGCGCGCGAAGTTCGAGGACATGTCCGAGAAGCAGATCGCGAAGGAGATCAAGCGGCTCGAGAAGCAGATGATGGAGCACGCGAAGAATCTCGAATTCGAAAAGGCCGCCCAGGTGCGCGACCAGCTCGCGTTGTTGCGCGAGCGCGTGTTCGGTGCGAATGTCGGCGACCATCTGACCGGCACGGATTGA
- a CDS encoding GlcG/HbpS family heme-binding protein, protein MRTKLVLTAEDVKKMAAAAEAHAVANHWAVTVAIFDDGGHLLHLHRMDGAAPSTVEMAIGKGRTSVLGRRETKVYEEIIKQGRTAFLSAPLVSMVEGGVPIVVDGEVVGSIGVSGVKSDQDAAVARAGIAALGLSE, encoded by the coding sequence GTGAGAACCAAGCTCGTACTGACCGCCGAAGACGTCAAGAAGATGGCCGCCGCTGCTGAAGCGCATGCGGTCGCTAACCACTGGGCCGTGACCGTTGCGATCTTCGACGACGGCGGTCATCTGCTGCATCTGCACCGCATGGACGGCGCCGCGCCGAGCACGGTCGAAATGGCGATCGGCAAAGGACGCACTTCGGTGCTCGGCCGACGCGAAACCAAGGTCTACGAGGAGATCATCAAGCAGGGCCGCACGGCGTTTCTGAGCGCGCCGCTGGTCAGCATGGTGGAGGGCGGGGTGCCGATCGTCGTGGACGGCGAAGTGGTGGGTTCGATCGGCGTATCGGGCGTGAAGTCGGATCAGGATGCGGCCGTGGCGCGCGCCGGTATCGCGGCGCTGGGCCTCTCCGAATAA